In Bacteroidota bacterium, a single genomic region encodes these proteins:
- a CDS encoding flagellar FliJ family protein, which translates to MYQKSAHTFHIPVMGLAYTIDSPIKVAKYGISSVISIIEDRLIEMMRKHYYPLSGLTYVPITDQEPDYRAKRICDYLNLVDLLVSKQVEELKVQSFEAGSDLCKYFEMLPATSHLAILYAEMLNCADLTIQKEQQEYLVSQVVAGGIDVNIMTKVDQETLDVQGNSIPDGSEAVAALRGYINSSLSNSSIIFSAGMNPRLYSYMESVSAFDPDKDFNFKKRVVIKVSDFRSALIQGKFLAKKGIWVSEFRIESGLNCGGHAFATDGFLLGPILEEFKTKRNELAQSIFDIYKICIEKKTGFLFTDFPAIEISVQGGIGTAEEDSFLRSNYQVSSTGWGTPFLLVPEATTVDEHTLQLLAKANKEDVVLSNNSPLGVRFHYLKGTTSDLEKQKRIKDGKPGSPCTEKHLSFNTEFTKAPICTASHKYQKLKLESLSQQNLPEADYEMQKSAVLAKECLCVGLSNSAALSYDEPFLKNLKSVNVCPGPNIANFSEVVSLKTMIDHIYGKVNIIRNAERPHVFIAEMKIYFNYLTDELNQLKGDSLDAKRKNHFQNFIKNLADAIEYYQNLKESSFSNFKLFREGLQQALIELNSIKLNYQFS; encoded by the coding sequence ATGTACCAAAAATCAGCACATACCTTTCACATCCCGGTGATGGGATTAGCTTATACTATTGATTCTCCAATTAAAGTCGCTAAATATGGCATTTCGTCGGTGATATCAATCATTGAAGATCGATTGATTGAAATGATGCGCAAACATTATTATCCGCTTTCCGGATTGACCTATGTTCCTATAACAGATCAAGAACCGGATTATCGCGCAAAGCGCATTTGCGATTATTTGAATTTGGTGGATTTGCTCGTTAGCAAGCAAGTGGAAGAACTAAAAGTGCAGTCTTTTGAGGCAGGCAGCGATTTGTGTAAATATTTTGAAATGTTGCCGGCAACGAGTCATTTGGCTATTTTATATGCTGAAATGTTGAACTGTGCTGATTTAACAATACAAAAGGAACAGCAAGAGTACCTTGTTTCACAGGTGGTAGCAGGTGGTATTGATGTGAACATCATGACAAAAGTAGACCAAGAAACACTCGATGTGCAGGGGAATTCAATTCCGGATGGATCCGAAGCGGTTGCTGCTTTGCGCGGATATATCAACAGTTCACTGAGCAATTCCTCCATCATTTTTTCGGCAGGTATGAATCCGCGATTGTATAGTTACATGGAAAGTGTTAGCGCATTTGATCCCGATAAGGATTTTAATTTTAAAAAGAGAGTGGTGATTAAAGTGAGTGATTTTCGCTCTGCTTTAATTCAAGGAAAGTTTTTAGCAAAGAAGGGAATTTGGGTAAGTGAGTTTAGAATTGAATCGGGCTTGAATTGCGGTGGGCATGCTTTTGCTACAGATGGCTTTTTGTTGGGGCCTATCCTGGAAGAATTTAAAACTAAACGAAATGAATTGGCTCAATCCATTTTTGATATTTATAAAATTTGTATTGAAAAAAAGACGGGCTTCCTGTTTACTGATTTTCCTGCGATTGAAATTTCTGTTCAAGGTGGAATTGGAACAGCCGAAGAGGATTCATTTTTGCGCTCTAATTACCAAGTGAGCAGCACCGGTTGGGGAACGCCTTTTTTGCTGGTTCCTGAAGCTACCACAGTAGATGAGCATACTCTTCAATTACTTGCAAAAGCAAATAAGGAAGATGTGGTATTGAGTAACAATTCACCTTTAGGTGTGCGCTTTCATTATTTAAAAGGCACAACGTCTGACCTTGAAAAACAAAAGCGAATAAAGGATGGAAAGCCGGGTAGTCCGTGTACAGAAAAGCATTTGAGTTTTAATACCGAATTTACCAAAGCGCCTATTTGCACTGCATCGCATAAGTATCAAAAACTAAAATTGGAAAGTTTGAGCCAACAAAATTTGCCTGAGGCTGATTATGAAATGCAGAAGTCTGCAGTACTTGCTAAGGAATGTTTGTGCGTTGGCTTGAGCAATTCCGCTGCATTGAGTTACGATGAACCATTTCTTAAAAATTTAAAATCGGTAAATGTTTGCCCCGGACCTAACATTGCAAATTTTTCGGAAGTGGTAAGCTTAAAAACCATGATTGATCATATTTATGGAAAGGTAAATATTATCCGAAATGCAGAGCGACCGCACGTTTTTATAGCAGAGATGAAAATTTATTTTAACTATCTCACGGATGAATTAAATCAATTAAAGGGGGATAGTTTGGATGCCAAAAGAAAAAATCATTTTCAAAATTTTATTAAGAATTTGGCCGATGCAATTGAGTATTATCAAAACTTGAAAGAGAGTTCCTTTAGTAATTTTAAACTATTTAGAGAGGGCTTGCAGCAGGCCTTGATTGAATTAAATTCGATAAAGTTGAATTATCAATTTAGTTAA
- the aroB gene encoding 3-dehydroquinate synthase, whose amino-acid sequence MKATEIKSTGYSVYIGSDFYELTNSFFSGAQSNYSKYVVLLDENTSKHCLTPLLIEIDYLKDALFIEIESGETNKNISTCSRIWEQLANFNADRNTLFINLGGGVISDLGGFAASTYKRGIDFVNFPTTLLAQVDASIGGKVGIDLNALKNAVGLFSNPKAVFIYPPFVNSLPLIQLKSGYAEIVKHALITDEELWQQVKSNTLNNSNLESLIKQSVRIKNQIVKQDFLEKNIRKSLNFGHTIGHALESFSLQKDKKPLLHGEAIAIGMLCESYLSTKISGLAKKQFNEIVEYFIADFKPYKIKTQNFETLIRFMRNDKKNEGTQFNFSLLSEIGKCEINCQCSEALILESLEFYRKLIG is encoded by the coding sequence ATGAAAGCTACCGAAATAAAATCCACAGGTTATTCTGTTTATATCGGTTCAGATTTTTATGAGCTAACTAACTCTTTTTTTTCGGGCGCACAAAGCAACTATTCAAAATATGTAGTGCTGCTCGATGAGAATACGAGCAAGCATTGCCTCACTCCACTTTTAATCGAAATTGATTATTTAAAGGATGCACTTTTTATTGAAATTGAAAGCGGTGAAACGAATAAGAATATAAGCACCTGTTCACGTATTTGGGAGCAATTGGCAAATTTTAATGCCGATCGAAATACACTCTTCATAAACCTAGGCGGTGGCGTAATAAGCGATTTAGGCGGATTTGCAGCAAGTACCTATAAAAGAGGAATTGATTTTGTTAATTTCCCTACTACATTATTAGCTCAAGTGGATGCCTCCATTGGCGGCAAAGTGGGTATTGATTTAAATGCGCTAAAAAATGCTGTGGGATTATTTTCGAATCCTAAAGCGGTTTTTATTTATCCTCCTTTTGTTAATTCATTGCCTCTAATTCAACTAAAATCGGGGTATGCCGAAATTGTGAAACACGCGTTGATTACCGATGAGGAATTGTGGCAACAAGTAAAGTCCAATACATTAAACAATTCAAACCTGGAATCACTTATTAAGCAAAGTGTGCGCATAAAGAATCAAATAGTTAAACAAGATTTTTTAGAAAAGAACATTCGAAAAAGTTTGAATTTTGGGCATACTATTGGTCATGCGCTAGAGAGCTTTTCTCTTCAAAAGGATAAAAAGCCACTTTTGCATGGTGAAGCAATTGCAATTGGAATGCTTTGTGAGAGTTACCTTTCGACTAAAATATCAGGTTTAGCCAAAAAACAATTCAACGAAATAGTTGAATACTTCATCGCCGATTTCAAGCCATATAAAATTAAGACTCAAAATTTTGAAACATTGATCCGCTTTATGCGTAACGACAAGAAAAATGAGGGAACGCAATTTAATTTTTCCTTGTTGTCGGAAATTGGAAAGTGCGAAATTAATTGCCAGTGTTCAGAAGCATTAATTCTTGAATCGCTTGAGTTTTATAGAAAATTGATTGGATGA
- a CDS encoding 3-phosphoshikimate 1-carboxyvinyltransferase — translation MIYRISKSPKSLIGEIHLPASKSESNRALIIQALCSAKFKINNLSTADDTVVLDAILKSDKQDIVIDVGASGTAMRFLTAYLSLVEGKRVLTGSERMKERPVKLLVEALNELGAQIKYLEKDGYPPLEIIGKNLAGGAIAIDGSMSSQYLSALALIAPTLPSGLIIQLKGEIISKPYLAMTLKMMDFFGVKSTWKNSLIEIAPQAYNPLNLKEYNIESDWSAASYWYQIAAFAKEVDFKIWGLRKNSLQGDSALVDYFEPLGVKTTFIEGGIHLTKKAITIPIANVHLELMNTPDIAQTLAVTYAAMEVYAELYGLRTLRIKETDRIKAIIIELKKIGVSATDLDIGNLLIPKIKKSIHAPTSFFKTYNDHRMAMCLTPLSMLFDEVEIEDPLVVTKSYPNFWKDLRSVGFVVDEV, via the coding sequence ATGATATACAGAATTTCGAAGTCGCCTAAAAGTTTAATCGGAGAAATACACTTACCCGCTTCCAAGAGCGAAAGCAATAGAGCCCTTATTATTCAGGCGCTCTGCAGTGCAAAATTTAAAATCAATAATCTTTCAACCGCAGATGATACAGTGGTGTTGGATGCGATTTTAAAATCTGATAAACAGGATATTGTTATTGACGTTGGAGCATCCGGAACGGCTATGCGTTTCTTAACAGCTTACCTTTCATTAGTTGAGGGTAAACGCGTGTTAACTGGATCGGAGCGGATGAAGGAACGACCTGTTAAATTATTGGTGGAAGCACTAAACGAGTTGGGTGCACAAATCAAGTATCTTGAAAAGGATGGATATCCACCCTTAGAAATTATCGGAAAGAATTTAGCAGGAGGTGCTATTGCAATAGATGGAAGCATGAGCAGTCAATATTTATCGGCACTTGCGCTGATTGCTCCCACTTTGCCCAGTGGACTTATTATCCAGTTAAAAGGTGAGATTATCTCAAAACCTTATTTGGCAATGACCTTAAAAATGATGGATTTTTTTGGTGTAAAATCTACTTGGAAAAATTCTTTAATTGAAATAGCTCCACAAGCATATAATCCTCTTAACTTAAAGGAATACAACATCGAAAGCGATTGGAGTGCCGCTTCGTATTGGTATCAAATAGCTGCCTTTGCAAAAGAGGTGGATTTTAAAATTTGGGGATTAAGAAAAAATAGCTTGCAGGGCGATTCTGCGCTCGTGGATTATTTTGAGCCTCTTGGTGTGAAGACTACTTTTATTGAAGGCGGAATTCATCTTACTAAAAAAGCTATCACTATTCCAATTGCCAATGTTCATCTTGAATTGATGAATACACCAGACATTGCTCAAACACTTGCTGTTACTTATGCTGCAATGGAAGTTTACGCGGAGCTGTATGGCTTACGCACGCTTAGAATAAAAGAAACCGATCGTATAAAAGCAATCATCATAGAGCTAAAAAAAATTGGAGTATCTGCTACCGATTTGGACATTGGAAATCTCTTAATTCCTAAAATTAAAAAATCGATTCATGCACCTACATCCTTTTTCAAAACCTATAACGACCATCGAATGGCCATGTGTTTAACTCCGTTATCGATGCTCTTTGATGAAGTGGAAATTGAAGATCCGCTAGTGGTAACTAAATCTTATCCTAATTTTTGGAAGGATTTACGCTCGGTGGGATTTGTGGTGGATGAGGTGTAG
- the purE gene encoding 5-(carboxyamino)imidazole ribonucleotide mutase, which translates to MFQALVGIIMGSSSDYTIMSEAATLLEKLEIPFEVNIVSAHRTPEKMMEYAHTAHTRGIKVIIAGAGGAAHLPGMVAAVSPLPVIGVPVKSSNSIDGWDSILSILQMPNGVPVATVALNAAQNAGIIAAQILGTGDAAIQNRIITFKEELKIKVNLSQKEVSDKGYKFQTKS; encoded by the coding sequence ATGTTTCAAGCACTCGTCGGCATCATTATGGGTAGCAGCTCTGATTATACTATCATGAGCGAAGCTGCAACACTCCTCGAAAAACTGGAAATTCCTTTTGAAGTCAATATTGTATCGGCTCACCGAACACCCGAAAAAATGATGGAATATGCACATACTGCTCATACACGTGGGATAAAAGTAATTATTGCCGGAGCAGGTGGAGCAGCACATTTACCTGGAATGGTAGCAGCGGTAAGTCCCTTACCGGTGATTGGAGTACCCGTAAAATCAAGCAACAGCATTGACGGATGGGATTCTATCCTAAGTATCTTGCAAATGCCAAACGGTGTTCCGGTGGCAACTGTTGCCTTAAATGCAGCTCAAAATGCAGGAATTATTGCTGCCCAAATTTTAGGTACTGGGGATGCCGCAATTCAAAACCGTATCATCACGTTTAAAGAAGAATTAAAAATCAAGGTGAACTTGTCGCAAAAAGAAGTGAGCGATAAGGGATATAAATTCCAAACGAAATCATAA
- a CDS encoding peptidylprolyl isomerase produces the protein MKTAEIVTNKGTLKVEFFEKDAPNTVKNFIDLAKKGFYDGLTFHRVIPDFVVQGGCPKGNGTGGPGYKIKCELDGENQYHDKGVLSMAHAGRDTGGSQFFIVLSRSNTAHLDRNHTCFGKVVEGLDIIDDLRMGDVMEKITVSEN, from the coding sequence ATGAAGACAGCAGAGATTGTAACAAACAAAGGAACTTTAAAAGTGGAGTTTTTCGAAAAAGATGCTCCCAATACAGTTAAAAACTTTATAGACCTTGCCAAAAAAGGCTTTTACGATGGACTTACCTTTCATCGCGTTATTCCTGATTTTGTAGTCCAAGGCGGTTGCCCTAAAGGAAATGGCACCGGTGGTCCGGGATACAAAATTAAATGTGAATTAGACGGTGAAAATCAATACCACGATAAAGGCGTGCTTTCAATGGCTCATGCAGGAAGAGATACCGGCGGCTCACAATTTTTTATTGTGCTTAGCCGAAGCAATACCGCACACCTCGACCGCAACCATACTTGTTTTGGAAAAGTCGTAGAAGGCCTCGATATTATTGATGATTTGCGCATGGGGGATGTGATGGAAAAGATTACTGTTTCCGAAAATTAA
- a CDS encoding peptidoglycan DD-metalloendopeptidase family protein translates to MKKGLTLVLVFCNLLLVSAFAGSEKNAGPSTASADRGKDTLIYPISPENFMKADDIESFDDIDNSDNINESEASSYDPNFDYYGIWDTISVNPYKIDLTLKSDTSLIILQDKYRCDYNHPFSGVITSDFGPRSRVRYHYGVDIKLATGDSVRCAFEGTVRIARRSSTFGNVVMVRHRNGLETIYAHLSAIHVRIGQHVESGELLGLGGNTGHSFGSHLHFEVRYKGMPINPNSIISFSDSRLMMDSVAIDRSCFHYLVDFRDHSKYASKHGKHGKYYVVRKGDTLGKIAQRKNIPLKKLCRLNGIKSTTVLRPGKKLRLV, encoded by the coding sequence TTGAAAAAAGGTTTAACACTGGTACTAGTCTTTTGTAACTTGCTTTTAGTAAGTGCATTTGCGGGCAGCGAAAAGAACGCCGGCCCTTCAACTGCATCTGCCGACAGGGGCAAAGACACCCTTATTTATCCTATTTCACCTGAAAATTTTATGAAAGCGGATGATATCGAGAGTTTTGATGATATTGATAATTCTGATAACATTAACGAATCGGAAGCCAGCAGTTACGATCCTAACTTCGATTATTACGGAATTTGGGATACGATAAGTGTAAATCCTTATAAAATTGATTTAACCCTAAAAAGTGATACTTCCTTAATTATATTACAAGATAAATACCGTTGCGATTACAATCATCCGTTTTCGGGTGTCATTACCTCTGATTTTGGCCCGAGAAGTCGCGTGCGTTATCACTATGGTGTAGATATTAAGTTGGCCACCGGCGATTCGGTGCGTTGTGCATTTGAAGGAACAGTTCGAATTGCCCGCAGAAGTTCCACTTTTGGAAATGTAGTTATGGTGCGTCACCGCAATGGTTTGGAAACTATTTATGCGCATTTATCTGCTATCCATGTTAGAATTGGACAGCATGTGGAATCGGGCGAATTGCTTGGATTGGGTGGCAATACCGGACATTCTTTTGGTAGCCATTTGCATTTTGAAGTGCGTTACAAAGGCATGCCCATTAATCCAAATTCAATTATTTCGTTTTCTGACAGTAGATTGATGATGGATAGTGTGGCAATTGACCGTAGCTGTTTCCATTATTTAGTTGATTTTAGAGATCATTCAAAATATGCCTCTAAACACGGAAAGCATGGAAAATATTATGTGGTGCGAAAAGGTGATACCTTAGGAAAAATTGCACAGCGCAAAAATATTCCGCTTAAAAAATTATGCCGTCTAAATGGAATAAAATCCACAACTGTGTTGCGTCCCGGCAAGAAGTTGCGATTGGTTTAA